TGTTGCCCCTTTTGTTACGGGGAGGGAGGATATGTCTGATGTTCAAGACCCCCTGGATTCGTTGGGCGACCGTTGTGGGCTTCGCGCTCGGCGGGTTTTTCGACGGCATCTTGCTCCATCAGATACTCCAGTGGCATCACCTCCTCAGTCTGGTTCCGGAAGTCTCCAGCCTCCGCTTCCAAGTGCTCTGGGACGGCTATTTCCACGCGCTCATGTATATAATCGCTGCCGCGGGCCTCTGGGGGCTTTGGCGGGCGCGGGATCAGGTGATAGGGCGATGGGGGCTTCAAACCCTCGGAGCGATTCTGATCGGTTTTGGCATCTGGCACGCTATCGACAGCGTGCTCTCTCATTGGGTGCTCGGCATACACCGGATCAAATTGGACAGCCCCAACCCACTGGTATGGGATCTGATCTGGTTTTTCGCCTTCGGCGTCCTGCCGCTCATCGTCGGCTTCTTGCTCATGCGGCGTGGAACAGGGGAGCCCGGCCTTCGCTCGCCAACAACGACTGTCATGCTTCTCGGCTTGCTTACGGTGGGTATGGGTCTTTGGGCTATGCAGCAGCCGCAGGATCAACCGGAATTCACAACGGTTGTATTCCGGCCGGGGGACGGGCAGGAGGCGGCCATCAGAGCCATGTTCGCCACTGATGCTCGGTTGGTCTGGTCAGACACCGAAATGTCGGTCTTCGTCTTCAGTGTTGCTCCATCGCGCCGTTGGTCCTTTTACCAGCATGGTGCGCTGTTAGTCAGCGGCTCGGGACTGCCTGCAGGGTGCTTTGATTGGAGCCGTGCTTAGGTCAGCGACGGGTCGCTTAGCGACTTTGGCTCTGCTTTGTATGGCCCCGGCATCGTCAGGTTTGCGCTGAGCGAAGGGTGCGACCAGTGACGATGAAC
Above is a window of Brevundimonas naejangsanensis DNA encoding:
- a CDS encoding DUF2243 domain-containing protein — encoded protein: MFKTPWIRWATVVGFALGGFFDGILLHQILQWHHLLSLVPEVSSLRFQVLWDGYFHALMYIIAAAGLWGLWRARDQVIGRWGLQTLGAILIGFGIWHAIDSVLSHWVLGIHRIKLDSPNPLVWDLIWFFAFGVLPLIVGFLLMRRGTGEPGLRSPTTTVMLLGLLTVGMGLWAMQQPQDQPEFTTVVFRPGDGQEAAIRAMFATDARLVWSDTEMSVFVFSVAPSRRWSFYQHGALLVSGSGLPAGCFDWSRA